A region from the Cryptosporangium arvum DSM 44712 genome encodes:
- a CDS encoding putative quinol monooxygenase, with the protein MTATPNGYVTVIWQTRAKPGRETDLKDFISAAVTPSRNDPGNIDYEAHEVEGQPGSFVIYERWESREHLDAHLGAPRMADLVPRMLELIDGSIEDGITLLRPFRPAR; encoded by the coding sequence ATGACCGCAACACCCAACGGATACGTGACCGTGATCTGGCAGACCCGGGCCAAGCCCGGACGCGAAACCGACCTGAAGGACTTCATCAGCGCGGCCGTCACCCCCTCGCGCAACGACCCCGGCAACATCGACTACGAGGCGCACGAGGTCGAGGGGCAGCCCGGTTCGTTCGTCATCTACGAACGCTGGGAGAGCCGCGAACACCTCGACGCGCACCTCGGCGCGCCCCGGATGGCCGACCTCGTGCCGCGGATGCTCGAGCTGATCGACGGCTCCATCGAGGACGGCATCACGCTTCTCCGCCCGTTCCGGCCCGCCCGATGA
- a CDS encoding flavodoxin family protein has translation MSSLKAVALCCSLKKSPAPSSSELIAREILTALADHDVEGDVIRVVDHDVRFGVSTDEGDGDEWPGIRARILGADILIVATPIWMGQPASVSKVVLERLDAELSETDDEGRLSTYGKVAVLGVVGNEDGAHHVTAEVFQALNDVGFTIPANGATYWVGEAMQSVDYDEAGPKPDTTGAATKSLAANAAHLARLLRASRYPPA, from the coding sequence ATGTCGTCGCTGAAAGCCGTCGCGCTCTGCTGCTCGCTGAAGAAGTCACCGGCTCCCTCGAGTTCCGAGCTCATCGCCCGGGAGATCCTGACCGCCCTGGCCGATCACGACGTCGAGGGCGACGTGATCCGGGTCGTCGATCACGACGTGCGGTTCGGGGTGTCGACCGACGAGGGCGACGGGGACGAATGGCCCGGGATCCGCGCGCGGATCCTCGGCGCCGACATCCTGATCGTGGCCACCCCGATCTGGATGGGCCAGCCCGCCAGCGTCAGCAAGGTCGTGCTCGAGCGCCTGGACGCCGAGTTGTCGGAGACCGACGACGAGGGCCGGCTGTCGACCTACGGCAAGGTCGCCGTCCTCGGTGTCGTCGGCAACGAGGACGGCGCGCACCACGTCACGGCGGAGGTGTTCCAGGCGTTGAACGACGTCGGGTTCACGATCCCGGCGAACGGGGCCACGTACTGGGTGGGCGAGGCGATGCAGTCGGTGGACTACGACGAGGCCGGCCCGAAGCCCGACACGACCGGCGCCGCCACCAAGTCCCTCGCCGCGAACGCGGCGCACCTGGCCCGGCTCCTCCGGGCGAGCCGGTATCCGCCCGCGTAG
- a CDS encoding NIPSNAP family protein, whose product MSHVFELRQYTLHPGRRDDLIELFDREFVETQEDVGIAVVGQFRDLDRPDHFVWVRGFAGMPEREAALSAFYGGPVWAAHKDAANATMIDSDDVLLLRPASPGTGFPPADAAAGPALTTATVYPFTEPVADATLEFFDREVEPLLARCGSHRSALLRTEPSANTYPALPVREGEQVIVRFARCADRHAHAAAAPVRDQIAALLAARSAGPPLELRLEPTTRSSLR is encoded by the coding sequence ATGAGCCACGTTTTCGAACTACGCCAGTACACGCTCCACCCCGGCCGGCGCGACGACCTGATCGAGTTGTTCGACCGGGAGTTCGTCGAGACCCAGGAGGACGTCGGCATCGCGGTGGTCGGCCAGTTCCGCGACCTCGATCGGCCGGATCACTTCGTCTGGGTGCGCGGGTTCGCCGGCATGCCGGAACGTGAAGCCGCGCTCTCGGCGTTCTACGGCGGCCCGGTCTGGGCGGCGCACAAGGACGCCGCCAACGCGACGATGATCGACTCCGACGACGTCCTGCTGCTGCGCCCGGCGAGCCCCGGCACCGGGTTCCCGCCGGCCGACGCCGCCGCCGGCCCGGCGCTGACCACGGCCACCGTCTACCCGTTCACCGAGCCCGTGGCCGACGCCACGCTGGAGTTCTTCGATCGGGAGGTCGAACCGCTCCTGGCCCGGTGCGGTAGCCACCGGTCGGCGCTGCTGCGGACCGAGCCGTCAGCCAACACCTACCCGGCGCTGCCCGTCCGTGAGGGCGAGCAGGTCATCGTCCGGTTCGCACGCTGCGCCGATCGGCACGCGCACGCGGCGGCCGCCCCAGTCCGTGACCAGATCGCAGCGCTCCTGGCCGCGCGCTCGGCGGGCCCGCCGCTCGAGTTGCGCCTCGAACCGACGACCCGGTCGTCCCTGCGGTGA
- a CDS encoding SDR family NAD(P)-dependent oxidoreductase, translated as MTAPTVTLVTGGNRGLGFELARRLVDAGQSVWIGARDAERGRAAADRIGARFVRLDVTDDASVLAAAETIRAEAGHLDVLINNAGILGEVTPPEEMTVEHLRPVYETNVFGTVRVTHAFLPVLRAATTPSVINITSGVGSFTLINDPDRVESQYPLAAYGSSKVAVTMLTVQYARTIPDVRFNVVDPGQSATDFTGGLGHSPQEGTDAAVRLATLGDRTPTGTATDRDGVLPW; from the coding sequence ATGACCGCGCCGACCGTCACCCTCGTCACCGGCGGCAACCGCGGCCTCGGTTTCGAGCTCGCGCGCCGGCTCGTCGACGCCGGGCAGTCCGTCTGGATCGGCGCCCGCGACGCCGAGCGGGGCCGGGCCGCCGCCGACCGGATCGGCGCCCGGTTCGTGCGGCTCGACGTCACCGACGACGCGTCGGTGCTCGCCGCGGCCGAGACGATCCGCGCCGAGGCCGGGCACCTGGACGTCCTGATCAACAACGCCGGAATTCTCGGGGAGGTCACCCCTCCCGAGGAGATGACCGTCGAGCACCTGCGGCCGGTCTACGAGACGAACGTGTTCGGCACCGTGCGGGTCACCCACGCGTTCCTGCCGGTGCTGCGCGCGGCGACGACGCCGTCGGTCATCAACATCACCAGCGGCGTCGGGTCGTTCACGCTGATCAACGACCCGGACCGGGTGGAGTCGCAGTACCCGCTCGCGGCCTACGGATCGTCCAAGGTGGCCGTCACGATGCTCACCGTGCAGTACGCCAGGACGATCCCCGACGTCCGGTTCAACGTCGTCGACCCCGGGCAGTCGGCCACCGACTTCACCGGCGGGCTCGGTCACAGCCCGCAGGAGGGGACGGACGCCGCGGTGCGTCTGGCCACCCTCGGCGATCGGACGCCGACCGGAACGGCGACCGACCGCGACGGTGTCCTTCCCTGGTAG
- a CDS encoding gamma-glutamyl-gamma-aminobutyrate hydrolase family protein, with translation MPTLSSGGAPRRPLVGLTGRRTTASRIGAPPGFADAQAEAYYSEYARGVARAGGLPFHIAVDGPPEAVADAVDALLLTGGEDVDPVRYGSAAGPRSTVLDPTRDAFEVALFEAVLDAGKPILGICRGNQLINVALGGTLVPDLPVGEGASHASYAYPRAHRRHDVRFEAGSIAHRLYGDQALVNSFHHQAVDRPGTGLTVTGRAGDGVVESVEMANAPVLGVQWHPECFDRDPVFDWLVTAAGAPARQHTGP, from the coding sequence ATGCCTACGTTATCGAGCGGTGGAGCACCCCGCCGGCCCCTCGTCGGCCTCACCGGCCGGCGCACCACCGCGTCGCGCATCGGAGCGCCGCCCGGCTTCGCCGATGCCCAGGCGGAGGCCTACTACAGCGAGTACGCGCGCGGCGTCGCCCGCGCCGGTGGGCTTCCGTTCCACATCGCGGTGGACGGTCCGCCCGAGGCCGTCGCCGACGCCGTCGACGCCCTGCTGCTCACCGGAGGCGAGGACGTGGATCCGGTCCGCTACGGCTCGGCGGCCGGCCCGAGGTCGACCGTGCTGGACCCGACCCGGGACGCGTTCGAGGTCGCTCTGTTCGAAGCCGTCCTCGACGCCGGGAAGCCGATCCTGGGCATCTGCCGGGGAAATCAGCTCATCAACGTGGCGCTCGGCGGCACGCTCGTGCCCGACCTGCCGGTCGGCGAAGGCGCCTCGCACGCCTCCTACGCGTACCCGCGGGCCCACCGCCGCCACGACGTCCGCTTCGAGGCCGGCAGCATCGCGCACCGCCTGTACGGCGATCAGGCTCTGGTCAACTCATTCCACCACCAGGCCGTGGACCGGCCCGGCACCGGGCTGACGGTCACCGGACGGGCCGGCGACGGCGTCGTGGAGTCGGTCGAGATGGCGAACGCCCCCGTGCTCGGCGTCCAGTGGCATCCCGAGTGCTTCGACCGGGACCCGGTCTTCGACTGGCTGGTCACCGCCGCCGGGGCACCGGCCCGGCAGCACACCGGACCCTGA
- a CDS encoding TetR/AcrR family transcriptional regulator has product MGKAQSRPGGGRERLITATVGLLSRQGYEATVVKQITTEAAAPMGSFYFHFPGGKEELALAALERGAEGVDTLLAETLARAAAPVDALADCALALADVLARSEWLDGCPVAATALESIGRSPALRAAAAAAFERWVGTLERHLVRAGVAAEPARSLATTTLALLEGAEMLARVRGSAEPLHDAAAALRVLARTALAAGD; this is encoded by the coding sequence ATGGGGAAAGCGCAATCGCGACCGGGCGGCGGGCGGGAGCGGCTGATCACGGCGACGGTCGGGTTGCTCAGCCGGCAGGGGTACGAGGCGACGGTCGTCAAACAGATCACCACCGAGGCCGCCGCCCCGATGGGCTCGTTCTACTTCCACTTCCCCGGCGGCAAGGAGGAGCTCGCGCTCGCCGCGCTCGAGCGGGGCGCCGAGGGCGTCGACACGCTGCTGGCCGAGACGCTCGCCCGCGCGGCGGCGCCGGTGGACGCACTCGCCGACTGCGCGCTCGCGCTCGCCGACGTGCTCGCCCGCTCGGAGTGGCTGGACGGGTGTCCGGTCGCCGCGACCGCGCTGGAGTCGATCGGACGCTCGCCCGCGCTCCGGGCGGCCGCGGCGGCGGCGTTCGAGCGGTGGGTCGGGACGCTGGAACGTCACCTGGTGCGTGCCGGCGTGGCCGCCGAGCCGGCCCGCTCGCTGGCGACCACGACGCTGGCGCTGCTGGAGGGCGCCGAGATGCTGGCCCGGGTCCGGGGAAGCGCCGAACCGCTGCACGACGCGGCCGCCGCCCTGCGCGTCCTCGCCCGCACCGCGCTCGCCGCCGGGGACTGA
- a CDS encoding RNA polymerase sigma-70 factor: MTDSEVDVPSDATDLESAAQVFADVRPRLFGIAYRMLGSVAEAEDLVQDVWLRWQLYDRSAVRNPAAFLATTTTRLAINALTSARARRETYVGPWLPEPVDTSADPYLGAERGEALEFAALLLMEKLSPAERAAFVLREAFDYPYAQIAEILQSSEPAVRQLVSRARKHVAGERRTPVSPAAQRELLAAFLDAARSGDLAGLERLFAPEVASVSDGNGGYRVARTVIVGATRVAKFLTAISGWFWDDVEVGWAQTNGQTSAVLRRDGRVYGVLAISASADGVDQVLWMVNPEKITAVT, from the coding sequence GTGACGGACTCAGAGGTGGACGTCCCGAGCGACGCCACCGATCTGGAGAGCGCCGCACAGGTCTTCGCCGACGTCCGTCCGCGCCTGTTCGGCATCGCCTACCGCATGCTCGGCAGCGTGGCCGAGGCCGAAGACCTGGTGCAGGACGTCTGGCTGCGCTGGCAACTGTACGACCGCAGTGCGGTACGGAACCCGGCCGCGTTCCTCGCGACGACGACGACCCGGCTGGCGATCAACGCGCTGACGTCCGCGCGAGCGCGGCGCGAGACCTACGTCGGGCCGTGGCTGCCGGAGCCCGTCGACACCAGCGCGGACCCGTACCTGGGCGCCGAGCGCGGCGAGGCGCTGGAGTTCGCGGCGCTGCTGCTGATGGAGAAGCTCTCCCCCGCCGAACGCGCCGCGTTCGTGTTGCGTGAGGCGTTCGACTACCCGTACGCCCAGATCGCCGAGATCCTGCAGTCGAGCGAACCGGCGGTGCGCCAACTGGTCAGCCGGGCGCGCAAACACGTGGCCGGCGAACGGCGCACGCCGGTGTCCCCGGCTGCGCAGCGGGAGCTGCTGGCCGCGTTCCTGGACGCCGCCCGGTCCGGCGACCTCGCCGGGCTGGAACGGCTGTTCGCCCCGGAGGTCGCCAGCGTGTCGGACGGCAACGGCGGCTACCGGGTGGCCCGCACGGTGATCGTGGGCGCTACCCGGGTCGCGAAGTTCCTCACCGCGATCTCCGGCTGGTTCTGGGACGACGTCGAGGTGGGCTGGGCGCAGACCAACGGGCAGACCTCGGCCGTGCTGCGCCGGGACGGCCGCGTCTACGGGGTGCTGGCGATCAGCGCGTCGGCCGACGGCGTCGACCAGGTGCTGTGGATGGTGAACCCGGAGAAGATCACCGCGGTCACCTGA
- a CDS encoding helix-turn-helix transcriptional regulator, whose amino-acid sequence MTSEPLSLGELLRSRREHLTPTDVGLASFGRRRTAGLRREELAQLAGVSVDYITRLEQGRSRTPSRQVVAALARALRLSRTEADLLHRAAGLTPPGSGIVSHYVPPGVRRMLTRMSDLPLAVFAADWSLLDSTPLWQALFEAPPVDADPDQNLLVQVFIDDSVSGIATAHGGPEAFERALVSDVRRSAADYRDDARFREFVADLRARSPRFAALWDAGHAAAHQSLVKTVHNSVVGDVVLDCDVVVVPDGQIKVVVYSTSPDGPDAEKLDSLRLSAAR is encoded by the coding sequence ATGACCTCCGAACCCCTCTCGCTCGGCGAGCTGCTGCGTAGCCGGCGCGAGCACCTCACCCCCACCGACGTCGGGCTCGCGTCCTTCGGCCGGCGACGGACCGCCGGGTTGCGGCGGGAAGAGCTCGCCCAGCTGGCCGGCGTGAGCGTCGACTACATCACCCGCCTCGAGCAGGGCCGCTCCCGCACCCCGTCCCGGCAGGTGGTCGCCGCGCTGGCCCGGGCACTGCGGTTGAGCCGCACCGAAGCCGACCTGCTCCACCGGGCGGCCGGCCTGACCCCGCCGGGGTCGGGGATCGTGTCGCACTACGTCCCGCCCGGCGTGCGCCGGATGCTCACCCGGATGTCGGACCTGCCGCTGGCCGTGTTCGCCGCCGACTGGTCCCTGCTCGACTCGACGCCCCTCTGGCAGGCGTTGTTCGAGGCCCCGCCGGTCGACGCCGATCCGGACCAGAACCTCCTCGTGCAGGTGTTCATCGACGACAGCGTCAGCGGGATCGCCACCGCGCACGGCGGCCCGGAGGCGTTCGAGCGCGCGCTGGTCAGCGACGTCCGGCGCTCCGCGGCCGACTACCGCGACGACGCGCGCTTCCGCGAGTTCGTCGCCGATCTGCGGGCACGCAGCCCGCGGTTCGCCGCGCTCTGGGACGCCGGACACGCCGCCGCCCACCAGAGCCTGGTGAAGACCGTGCACAACTCGGTGGTGGGCGACGTCGTGCTCGACTGCGACGTCGTCGTGGTGCCCGACGGCCAGATCAAGGTCGTCGTCTACTCGACGTCACCCGACGGCCCGGACGCGGAGAAGCTCGACTCGCTGCGGCTGAGCGCCGCGCGCTAG
- a CDS encoding SDR family oxidoreductase produces MKVVVIGGTGLIGSTLVGELAEHGHEAVAAAPSTGVNTVTGEGLDPVLEGAAVVVDVSNAPSFADDAAMDFFRTATTNLLESSAKAGVEHYVALSVVGTDRLQESGYFRAKAAQETLIRESGLPYSLVHATQFFEFIAAIADFSTVDGTVRLPSARFQPMAAADVAAGVGRTAVEAPVNGIREIGGPEQSGLDALVRRALAAKGDPREVVTDEQAPYFGIRVSERTLLPGTDARLGAIRFDEWLARQ; encoded by the coding sequence GTGAAGGTTGTTGTGATCGGTGGCACCGGGCTGATCGGGTCCACGCTTGTCGGCGAGTTGGCGGAGCACGGCCACGAGGCGGTCGCGGCCGCCCCCAGCACCGGCGTGAACACGGTCACCGGGGAAGGGCTCGACCCGGTGCTCGAGGGCGCGGCGGTCGTGGTCGACGTCTCGAACGCGCCGTCGTTCGCCGACGACGCCGCGATGGACTTCTTCCGGACCGCCACCACGAACCTGCTCGAGTCGTCCGCGAAAGCCGGCGTCGAGCACTACGTGGCGCTCTCGGTGGTGGGCACGGACCGCCTGCAGGAGTCGGGATATTTCCGCGCCAAAGCCGCACAGGAGACGCTGATCCGCGAGTCGGGGCTGCCGTACTCGCTCGTGCACGCCACCCAGTTCTTCGAGTTCATCGCGGCCATCGCGGACTTCAGCACCGTCGACGGCACGGTGCGGCTGCCCTCCGCCCGGTTCCAGCCGATGGCGGCCGCCGACGTCGCCGCCGGGGTCGGGCGCACCGCGGTGGAGGCGCCGGTCAACGGGATCCGCGAGATCGGCGGCCCGGAGCAGTCCGGGCTCGACGCGCTCGTGCGCAGGGCGCTGGCGGCGAAGGGCGACCCGCGCGAGGTCGTCACCGACGAGCAGGCCCCGTACTTCGGCATCCGGGTGAGCGAGCGGACCCTGCTCCCGGGTACCGACGCCCGGCTCGGCGCGATCCGGTTCGACGAGTGGCTCGCGCGTCAGTAA
- a CDS encoding Glu/Leu/Phe/Val dehydrogenase dimerization domain-containing protein codes for MIDDVFGSGHEQVVLCHDEESGLRAVIALYSTALGPAMGGTRFYPYRSAQAALDDALRLSTAMAYKNALAGLDHGGGKAVIIGDPDKHKSETVLRAYGRFVHGLNGRYLTACDVGTFSPDMDVVARETPYVTGRTVANGGAGDSSILTAWGVYQGMRAAAQHRWGSPDLGGKRVGIAGAGKVGSRLTELLIEADARVTITDPNRSAIDALVGRFPGVDVVAGTEELIDVDLDVYSPCAMGGAVSRASLASLKAEIVCGGANNQLAEAGIDREMAARGILYAPDYCVNSGGVIQIADELQGFNFERAKARATGIFDTTLRVLELAASTGVTTAVAADQLAEERIAGVSRLLRLYRGA; via the coding sequence ATGATCGACGACGTCTTCGGCAGCGGACACGAGCAAGTGGTGCTCTGCCACGACGAGGAGTCCGGCCTTCGCGCCGTCATCGCCCTCTACTCCACCGCGCTCGGACCCGCGATGGGCGGCACCCGCTTCTACCCCTACCGCTCGGCGCAGGCCGCCCTGGACGACGCGTTGCGGCTGTCCACGGCGATGGCCTACAAGAACGCCCTCGCCGGGCTCGACCACGGCGGCGGGAAAGCCGTGATCATCGGCGACCCCGACAAGCACAAGTCCGAGACCGTCCTGCGGGCCTACGGCCGGTTCGTGCACGGGTTGAACGGCCGCTACCTCACGGCCTGCGACGTCGGCACGTTCAGCCCGGACATGGACGTCGTCGCCCGGGAGACGCCGTACGTCACCGGACGCACGGTGGCCAACGGCGGGGCCGGCGACTCGTCGATCCTGACCGCGTGGGGCGTCTACCAGGGCATGCGCGCGGCCGCGCAGCATCGCTGGGGGAGTCCCGACCTGGGCGGCAAGCGGGTCGGGATCGCCGGGGCGGGCAAGGTGGGATCCCGGCTCACCGAGCTGCTGATCGAGGCGGACGCGCGGGTGACGATCACCGACCCGAACCGGTCGGCGATCGACGCGCTCGTGGGCCGCTTCCCCGGCGTCGACGTGGTGGCGGGCACCGAGGAGCTGATCGACGTCGATCTGGACGTCTACTCGCCGTGCGCGATGGGAGGGGCCGTCAGCCGGGCCTCGCTCGCCTCCCTCAAGGCGGAGATCGTGTGCGGGGGAGCCAACAACCAGCTGGCCGAGGCCGGGATCGACCGGGAGATGGCGGCCAGGGGGATCCTGTACGCGCCGGACTACTGCGTCAATTCGGGGGGCGTCATCCAGATCGCGGACGAGCTCCAGGGCTTCAACTTCGAGCGGGCCAAGGCCCGGGCCACCGGCATCTTCGACACCACGCTGCGGGTGCTCGAGCTGGCGGCCTCGACCGGTGTGACCACCGCGGTCGCCGCGGACCAGCTGGCCGAGGAGCGGATCGCGGGCGTCAGCCGGCTGCTCCGCCTCTACCGGGGAGCCTGA
- a CDS encoding FadR/GntR family transcriptional regulator — MTDTQVRVRAAYSVVLERLRRDIMLSRILPGERFPPEREHAERLGVSRVTLREALRVLEGEGLIEVRRGVNGGSIVKAPAVPDGRTPPLAPWSEIEGLLEFRASIEPLAARRAAQRLTDEGLAGLEAAVRGLDTASDIATFRSLDSAFHLLIAELADLPLLLDAVEATRIAMFESLDRLDFDVVLASTQRAHRRVLAAIVEGNPKLAERRMTAHLADSSREVAEVYARFVSP, encoded by the coding sequence ATGACTGACACGCAGGTGCGCGTCCGAGCGGCCTACTCGGTGGTGCTGGAGAGGCTCCGGCGGGACATCATGTTGAGCCGGATCCTGCCCGGGGAGCGGTTCCCGCCGGAGCGCGAGCACGCGGAACGGCTGGGCGTGTCGCGGGTGACCCTGCGCGAAGCCCTGCGTGTCCTCGAGGGTGAAGGCCTGATCGAGGTGCGTCGCGGGGTCAACGGCGGGTCCATTGTCAAGGCGCCCGCCGTGCCCGACGGTCGCACGCCTCCGCTCGCGCCGTGGTCGGAGATCGAGGGCCTGCTCGAGTTCCGGGCCAGCATCGAACCGCTCGCGGCACGCCGGGCCGCGCAGCGCCTCACCGACGAGGGCCTCGCGGGCCTCGAAGCCGCGGTGCGGGGCCTGGACACGGCGTCGGACATCGCGACGTTCCGCAGCCTCGACTCCGCGTTCCACCTGTTGATCGCCGAGCTGGCCGACCTGCCGCTGCTGCTGGACGCGGTCGAGGCGACCCGGATCGCGATGTTCGAGTCGCTGGACCGGCTGGACTTCGACGTCGTGCTCGCGTCGACCCAGCGCGCGCACCGCCGCGTGCTGGCCGCCATCGTCGAGGGCAACCCCAAGCTGGCCGAGCGGCGGATGACCGCGCACCTCGCGGATTCCAGCCGGGAGGTGGCCGAGGTCTACGCCCGTTTCGTGAGCCCGTAG
- a CDS encoding alpha/beta hydrolase — MKKTLLWSTPVVVAVALAAGTPALTPTRTVEVANASLSEAPAVRWGPCPKPPAGLAVDPRQRCATVRVPLDYTKPGGKTIPIAISRIPATGKAARRGVLVLNPGGPGGEGLNLPSTFTRTAGKPVLAAYDLIGFDPRGVGHSSPVTCGLQPAELVPPYPYPDRTGSIAANVAYATSAAQRCGARSGDLLPYVTTANTARDLDRIRAALGERTISYYGTSYGSYLGAAYATLFSSRTDRLVLDSAVDPSKVWYDQFRTQSRGQAIRFPDAAAYVAANAATLRFGRTLSAVTASYTELTARLDAAPAVVPGAPVPLSGAVLRGLTTALLSSDQYFPMLGEGWRAAADLAAGHATGKQLRTLQGLFGAMNVAAASSPGVPTDNAIASAYAVACGDARWPRDLREYARNVAADRKAYPLSAGAPANLWPCAFWPTQPVGKPVAVSGRGARNILILQNERDPATPLETGRGMHRALGHRSVLVTVNAGGHVVYGSNPHGPTACASRAADTFLATGTLPHKDTRCA; from the coding sequence ATGAAGAAGACGCTGCTCTGGTCGACGCCCGTGGTCGTCGCGGTGGCCCTCGCCGCCGGCACACCCGCCCTCACTCCGACGAGGACGGTGGAGGTCGCGAACGCGTCGCTCTCCGAAGCGCCCGCCGTCCGGTGGGGGCCGTGTCCGAAGCCACCCGCCGGTCTCGCCGTCGATCCCCGGCAGCGGTGCGCAACGGTGCGGGTTCCGCTCGACTACACGAAGCCCGGCGGGAAGACGATCCCGATCGCGATCTCCCGCATTCCGGCCACCGGCAAGGCCGCGCGGCGCGGCGTGCTGGTGCTCAACCCCGGCGGCCCCGGCGGCGAGGGCCTGAACCTGCCGAGTACGTTCACCCGGACGGCGGGCAAGCCGGTGCTCGCCGCGTACGACCTGATCGGGTTCGACCCCCGCGGAGTCGGCCACAGCTCGCCGGTGACCTGCGGACTCCAACCGGCCGAGCTCGTCCCGCCGTACCCCTACCCGGACCGGACCGGCTCGATCGCGGCGAACGTCGCGTACGCGACGTCGGCCGCGCAGCGGTGCGGAGCCCGGTCCGGCGACCTGCTGCCATACGTCACGACCGCGAACACGGCCCGGGACCTGGACCGGATCCGCGCCGCCCTCGGCGAGCGGACGATCTCGTACTACGGCACGTCGTACGGCTCGTACCTCGGGGCGGCGTACGCGACGCTGTTCTCATCGCGCACCGACCGGCTGGTGCTCGACAGCGCCGTCGACCCGTCGAAGGTCTGGTACGACCAGTTCCGTACCCAGAGCCGGGGCCAGGCCATCCGCTTCCCGGACGCCGCCGCCTACGTCGCGGCGAACGCGGCCACGCTGCGCTTCGGCCGCACGCTGTCCGCGGTCACCGCGTCCTACACCGAACTGACGGCCCGGCTGGACGCCGCCCCGGCGGTCGTTCCGGGCGCACCGGTCCCGCTCTCCGGGGCCGTGCTGCGCGGTCTGACCACCGCGTTGCTCTCGTCGGACCAGTACTTTCCGATGCTGGGCGAAGGGTGGCGCGCGGCGGCCGACCTCGCCGCCGGACACGCCACCGGGAAACAACTCCGGACCCTCCAGGGCCTGTTCGGAGCGATGAATGTCGCCGCCGCCTCCTCCCCGGGTGTCCCCACCGACAACGCGATCGCGTCGGCGTACGCGGTGGCTTGCGGCGACGCGCGCTGGCCGCGGGACCTCCGCGAATACGCCCGTAACGTGGCCGCCGACCGGAAGGCGTATCCGCTCTCCGCCGGGGCCCCCGCGAACCTCTGGCCCTGCGCGTTCTGGCCCACGCAGCCGGTCGGGAAGCCCGTCGCGGTCTCCGGCCGCGGCGCGCGGAACATCCTGATCCTGCAGAACGAACGCGACCCGGCGACGCCGCTGGAGACCGGACGCGGCATGCACCGGGCGCTGGGCCACCGGTCGGTGCTGGTCACCGTGAACGCGGGCGGCCACGTCGTCTACGGCAGCAACCCGCACGGCCCGACCGCCTGCGCCTCGCGGGCCGCCGACACCTTCCTGGCGACCGGCACACTGCCGCACAAAGACACGCGATGTGCCTGA